In Acidobacteriota bacterium, the genomic window TGGGCGGGGTGTCCCCGGACCATAGCTCCGGCAGGGCATCGGCGGCGGGTCGCCAGTAGGTGGTGTCGGCGCGGCGGCACGGCGTGTCGGGCCGCAGCCGGCCCGCCGCCGCCTGCTCGGCCAGTTCGGCCTCGCCGAACGGACCGGCGGGGGCTGTGCCGTCATGGATGAAATAGCGTGCCACGCCTGCTCCACGGAAGCTTTGCGTGATTATAGGTGGGTGCCCGCGCGGATGCAATCGCTCAGTGGACGATCCGGCCGTCGACGAGGGGGACGATCCGGTCGGCCTGGCGGGCGAGCTGCTCGTCGTGGCTCACCAGGATGAAGGCGGTGCCCAGGTTCCGGGAGATCTCGCGCATCAGCGCGAAC contains:
- a CDS encoding DUF4339 domain-containing protein; protein product: MARYFIHDGTAPAGPFGEAELAEQAAAGRLRPDTPCRRADTTYWRPAADALPELWSGDTPP